A single region of the Cucumis melo cultivar AY chromosome 3, USDA_Cmelo_AY_1.0, whole genome shotgun sequence genome encodes:
- the LOC103488412 gene encoding 2,3-bisphosphoglycerate-dependent phosphoglycerate mutase 1, which translates to MAAAVFHQSLGSLLSPGQTNSTTNLTKLNSKSFKVEVGVFRNKFPRFGNMNIKAIQASSSSSPTSVFDHISSPSINTTEESQKKQNEAALILIRHGESLWNEKNLFTGCVDVPLTKKGVEEAIEAGKRISNIPVDMIYTSSLIRAQMTAMLAMTQHRRKKVPVIVHNETEQARVWSQIFSEETKKQSIPVIASWRLNERMYGELQGLNKQETADRYGKEQVHEWRRSYDIPPPNGESLEMCAERAVAYFKDQIVPQLQSGKNVMIAAHGNSLRSIIMYLDKLTSQEVISLELSTGIPMLYIFKEGSFIRRGSPAGPSEAGVYAYTRSLALYRQKLDEMLN; encoded by the exons ATGGCTGCAGCAGTATTTCATCAATCTCTCGGGAGTCTTCTTTCCCCCGGACAAACTAACAGTACAACTAATTTAACAAAATTGAATTCAAAGTCTTTCAAGGTAGAAGTTGGGGTCTTCAGAAATAAGTTTCCTAGATTCGGCAATATGAATATAAAAGCAATtcaagcttcttcttcttcttctccaactTCAGTTTTTGATCACATTTCATCACCTTCAATCAACACCACCGAAGAATCGCAGAAAAAACAAA ATGAAGCAGCCTTGATATTGATTCGACATGGAGAATCATTGTGGAACGAAAAGAACTTATTTACTGGCTGTGTTGATGTACCACTGACCAAGAAAGGTGTGGAAGAGGCAATTGAAGCTGGCAAGAGAATCAGCAATATACCTGTCGACATGATCTATACATCTTCACTCATTCGTGCACAGATGACTGCTATGCTTGCTATGACTCAGCATCGTCGTAAAAAG GTTCCAGTTATTGTTCATAATGAAACCGAGCAGGCAAGGGTCTGGAGTCAAATATTTAGTGAAGAAACCAAAAAACAATCCATCCCAGTAATAGCATCTTGGCGATTGAATGAAAGAAT GTATGGGGAACTACAGGGTCTCAATAAGCAGGAGACTGCTGATCGATATGGAAAAGAACAAGTTCACGAATGGCGTCGGAGTTATGATATTCCTCCTCCTAATGGCGAGAGTTTAGAAATGTGTGCAGAGCGAGCTGTTGCTTATTTCAAAGATCAA ATTGTACCCCAACTTCAATCTGGAAAGAATGTAATGATTGCTGCACATGGAAATTCATTGAGGTCCATAATTATGTATCTAGACAAACTAACTTCTCAAGAG GTTATTAGCTTAGAGCTATCGACTGGAATCCCAATGCTCTACATTTTTAAAGAAGGAAGCTTCATTAGGAGGGGAAGTCCTGCCGGACCTTCCGAGGCAGGCGTTTACGCTTATACCAGG AGTTTGGCTCTTTACAGACAGAAGTTAGATGAGAtgttaaactaa